One segment of Bacteroides caecimuris DNA contains the following:
- a CDS encoding DUF3853 family protein gives MTNLQELLLKPVWQMTGEEFIFLSKHASGQTETQPRPVTDTKRKYVYGILGIAKLFGCSLPTANRIKKSGKIDKAITQIGRKIIVDAELALELAGKKTGGRK, from the coding sequence ATGACAAATCTTCAAGAGTTATTATTAAAACCCGTCTGGCAGATGACAGGCGAAGAGTTCATATTCCTGAGCAAGCACGCTTCCGGTCAAACGGAAACGCAACCACGACCCGTTACGGACACAAAAAGAAAATATGTGTACGGAATACTGGGCATAGCCAAACTGTTCGGGTGCAGCCTGCCCACCGCCAACCGCATAAAGAAAAGCGGAAAGATAGACAAAGCCATTACGCAAATAGGGCGCAAGATTATCGTGGATGCGGAACTTGCCCTTGAACTGGCAGGAAAGAAAACCGGAGGACGGAAATAA
- a CDS encoding AAA family ATPase, with protein sequence MDYMKEFKDISAEEAVILWQASRLSLSKSYEKAPEILKVHGSVIGTLGNFSASIGKAKSKKTFNVSAIVAAALKNGTVLRYVAELSDGKRKVLYVDTEQSPYHCLKVMKRILRMADLPDDRDNENLEFLALRKYTPEQRIRIVEQAIYNTPDIGLVIIDGIRDMVYDINSPGESTRIISKLMQWTDDRQIHIHTILHQNKGDENARGHIGTELNNKAETVLLVEKDKSNGDISNVSAMHIRAMDFEPFAFRINDSALPELIEGYKPEAKKPGRPEEEKFDPYRHITEQQHRIALEAVFGLKEEYGYKELEDALIKSYTSIGVKLNHQKAVPLITMLRNKRMIVQENGRKYTFMPDFHY encoded by the coding sequence ATGGACTACATGAAAGAGTTTAAGGACATATCGGCAGAAGAAGCCGTAATCCTTTGGCAAGCCTCACGTTTGAGCCTGTCGAAAAGTTATGAGAAAGCACCCGAAATCCTCAAAGTGCATGGTTCTGTCATTGGGACATTGGGCAATTTCAGCGCATCCATCGGCAAAGCCAAAAGTAAAAAGACATTCAATGTTTCGGCTATTGTAGCCGCCGCATTGAAGAATGGCACAGTGTTGCGGTATGTAGCGGAACTCTCCGACGGGAAGCGGAAAGTGCTTTATGTTGATACGGAGCAAAGTCCTTATCATTGCCTGAAAGTCATGAAACGCATTTTACGGATGGCTGACTTGCCTGATGACAGGGATAATGAGAACCTTGAGTTTCTCGCCTTGAGAAAATACACACCTGAACAGCGTATCAGGATTGTCGAACAGGCTATCTATAATACGCCCGACATTGGTCTTGTAATCATAGACGGCATCCGTGACATGGTATATGACATCAACAGCCCCGGCGAATCCACACGCATCATATCCAAACTGATGCAGTGGACGGACGACAGGCAGATACATATCCATACGATACTGCACCAGAACAAAGGGGATGAGAATGCGAGAGGGCATATCGGCACGGAGTTGAACAATAAGGCGGAAACCGTATTGCTGGTGGAAAAAGACAAAAGCAACGGAGATATAAGCAATGTTTCAGCCATGCACATCCGGGCAATGGATTTCGAGCCTTTTGCCTTTCGTATCAATGACAGTGCCTTGCCTGAACTCATAGAGGGTTACAAACCCGAAGCGAAGAAACCGGGAAGACCGGAAGAGGAAAAGTTCGACCCTTACAGGCATATTACCGAGCAGCAGCACCGTATCGCATTGGAAGCCGTTTTCGGGCTGAAAGAGGAATACGGTTACAAGGAACTGGAAGATGCCTTAATCAAAAGCTATACGTCAATAGGTGTAAAGCTGAACCATCAAAAGGCGGTACCGCTCATCACCATGCTTCGCAACAAACGGATGATAGTGCAGGAGAACGGCAGAAAATACACATTCATGCCCGACTTCCACTATTAA
- a CDS encoding toprim domain-containing protein, producing MDIQTAKQIRIADYLHSLGYSPVKQQGINLWYKSPLREETEASFKVNTERNQWYDFALGKGGGIIELASHLYATDHIPYILERIAEQTPHVRPVSFSFGKQSFSEPSFQQLEIVPLSSPALLTYLQERGINIVLAKRECSEAHFTHNGKRYFAIAFPNVSGGHEIRNRYFKGCIAPKDISHIRQPGTARETCYVFEGFMDYLSFLTLRLENCPKFPELDRQDYMVLNSVSNVSKALYPLGSYERIHCFFDNDRAGMEALRQIRMEYGRDLYIRDASQTYSGCKDLNEYLQKQAERNRQVQSVRETHTQPPKKKNGFRL from the coding sequence ATGGATATACAGACAGCCAAGCAAATCAGGATAGCGGATTATCTGCACAGTTTGGGATATTCTCCCGTCAAACAACAGGGTATCAACCTATGGTATAAATCACCGTTAAGGGAAGAAACCGAAGCCTCGTTCAAGGTAAATACCGAGCGCAACCAATGGTATGATTTTGCACTCGGCAAAGGCGGCGGCATCATCGAACTGGCTTCACACTTATATGCTACTGACCATATACCTTATATATTGGAACGCATAGCGGAACAGACACCACATGTCCGTCCTGTTTCTTTTTCTTTTGGCAAGCAATCATTTTCCGAGCCAAGTTTTCAGCAACTGGAGATTGTACCGCTTTCTTCTCCTGCCCTACTCACCTATTTGCAGGAAAGGGGAATAAACATTGTACTGGCGAAAAGAGAATGCAGTGAAGCGCACTTCACCCATAACGGCAAACGGTATTTCGCCATCGCCTTTCCCAACGTGTCGGGTGGGCATGAAATCCGCAACCGATATTTCAAAGGTTGTATCGCACCAAAAGATATTTCCCACATCAGACAGCCGGGAACAGCGAGGGAAACGTGTTATGTGTTCGAGGGATTTATGGACTATCTTTCATTTCTTACTTTGAGATTGGAAAATTGCCCGAAATTTCCCGAACTGGACAGACAAGATTATATGGTATTGAACTCTGTATCGAATGTGAGCAAGGCTCTCTATCCGTTGGGTAGTTACGAGCGCATACATTGTTTCTTTGACAATGACCGTGCAGGGATGGAAGCACTCCGGCAAATCCGTATGGAATACGGCAGAGACTTATACATCCGTGACGCTTCGCAGACCTACAGCGGATGCAAGGACTTGAACGAATACCTACAGAAACAGGCTGAAAGAAACAGGCAAGTCCAGTCCGTAAGAGAGACGCACACCCAGCCACCGAAAAAGAAGAACGGCTTTCGGTTATAG
- a CDS encoding mobilization protein, with amino-acid sequence MATKSSIHIKPCNIASSEAHNRRTDEYIRNIGVSKIYVVSELSADNEQWINPNFGTPELQTHYDNIKRMVKEKTGRAMQEKERERKGKNGKIIKVAGCSPIREGVLLIRADTTLADVREFGEECQRRWGITPLQIFLHKDEGHWLGEKPDAEDKESFQVGEKWFKPNYHAHIVFDWMNHDTGKSRKLNDEDMAKMQTLASDILMMERGQSKNVTGKEHLERNDFIIEKQKAELQRIDAAKRHKEQQVELAEQELKQVKSEIRTDKLKSAATDAATAIASGVGSLFGSGKLKELERTNEDLHQEVAKRDKGIDNLKIQMQEMQEQHDKQIRNLQGIHSQELEAKDREISRLNTLLEKAFKWFPMFREMLRMERLCAVIGFTKDMIDCLLTKKEAIRCNGKIYSEEHKRKFDIKNDIFKVEKNPADSGKLMLTINRQPIGEWFKKQFDKLRQSLRISAEEPRKSRGFKL; translated from the coding sequence ATGGCAACAAAATCAAGCATACACATAAAGCCTTGCAACATCGCATCGAGTGAGGCGCATAACCGAAGGACTGACGAGTATATACGAAACATCGGGGTGTCCAAAATCTATGTTGTGTCCGAACTTTCTGCCGACAACGAACAATGGATAAACCCGAACTTCGGCACTCCCGAACTGCAAACGCACTATGACAATATCAAACGGATGGTCAAGGAAAAGACCGGACGTGCCATGCAGGAAAAAGAACGGGAACGCAAAGGAAAGAATGGTAAAATAATCAAGGTGGCAGGATGTTCACCTATCCGTGAGGGAGTGTTGCTCATCAGAGCGGACACCACATTGGCAGATGTGCGTGAATTTGGCGAAGAGTGCCAAAGACGCTGGGGCATCACGCCACTCCAAATATTCCTGCATAAGGACGAAGGACATTGGCTGGGTGAAAAACCTGACGCAGAAGACAAAGAGAGTTTTCAAGTGGGTGAAAAATGGTTTAAGCCGAATTATCATGCCCATATTGTTTTTGACTGGATGAACCACGATACAGGAAAGAGCCGTAAACTCAATGACGAGGATATGGCAAAAATGCAGACTTTGGCATCAGACATTCTAATGATGGAACGTGGGCAATCAAAAAATGTTACTGGCAAAGAACATCTGGAACGCAATGACTTCATCATTGAAAAACAGAAAGCCGAACTGCAACGCATAGATGCTGCAAAGCGGCATAAAGAACAACAGGTGGAACTTGCCGAACAGGAACTCAAACAGGTAAAATCGGAGATACGCACCGACAAGCTCAAAAGCGCAGCCACCGATGCTGCCACAGCCATAGCAAGCGGTGTAGGTTCTCTTTTCGGAAGTGGAAAGTTGAAAGAATTGGAGCGAACCAACGAAGATTTGCATCAAGAGGTTGCCAAACGTGATAAAGGTATTGACAACCTCAAAATCCAAATGCAGGAAATGCAAGAGCAACATGACAAACAGATACGCAATCTTCAAGGAATACACAGTCAAGAACTTGAAGCTAAAGACAGAGAAATATCACGGCTGAACACTCTGCTTGAAAAGGCATTCAAGTGGTTTCCGATGTTTAGAGAAATGTTGAGAATGGAAAGACTATGCGCTGTCATTGGGTTTACCAAAGATATGATAGATTGTCTTTTGACAAAGAAAGAAGCCATCAGATGCAATGGTAAGATTTATTCCGAGGAACATAAACGAAAGTTTGACATCAAGAACGATATTTTCAAGGTGGAGAAAAATCCAGCCGATAGCGGTAAACTTATGCTGACCATAAACAGACAGCCGATTGGAGAGTGGTTCAAAAAGCAGTTTGATAAGTTACGGCAAAGTTTACGAATATCAGCAGAAGAACCAAGAAAAAGCAGGGGATTCAAATTATAA
- a CDS encoding exonuclease domain-containing protein: MQSNTIICNRDKFSLYSHFYKSMGFQVTFINGYFGNKGVLRVFTFQNFCKYYDNEIYNISLGLKENILWAIFECQKDCSPIFKIDIVKNDVNRIYEAINLSSGMDAETDSVATALPFSNYFCFRNSARIKADKFEDWDWWTDAVICEYKDVVANKISYQILHLDELDLIKTENTDFTLSQYDFVQQFKRPITYFRKRKHITNCYNNIEWKSYFWNSATGIGVLSGANSYRCIDIDGCSSTEFVKQVLLSLGIKGIYDWVISTGSNNGFHVWIKVEELPSNLLMNSHAEKLFKNAGFIVFEPNEKYKNVFKRIELRWKCHVIMPPSLSGYGFNYNFIGGLPQNDPQTISSSVLLSSLQEFGYNTALNYEEIIHCKVTNIGPSVRRYDLYQTVILVLDIETTGLAQDLNVSFDNIDNWPYVVQISYQIFSGYDNDILKESDYILKPDCFTIPAASVSIHGITNDRAQEEGWDRRDFYRYFVEQLKAVHYIVVHNADFDINVLKCELLRYTELSKDDINLLFYGICIICTMKATVDVCKIESNMADRKYKYPSLKELYNYLFHKDFDNMHNSLYDVRATAECFWELSQRGIVKYCKNSPIQLNFVSENKYCCQCGGLLESSYCSFPKWDWEFTLQCKNCGLFYVAGYRTDDELYF, translated from the coding sequence ATGCAAAGCAACACAATCATTTGTAATAGAGACAAATTCTCGTTGTATTCTCATTTTTATAAGTCAATGGGATTTCAAGTCACATTCATAAATGGATATTTTGGAAATAAGGGTGTTTTGCGTGTGTTTACATTTCAAAACTTCTGTAAATATTATGATAATGAGATATATAACATTAGTCTTGGATTGAAGGAGAATATACTTTGGGCGATATTTGAATGTCAAAAAGACTGTTCACCTATATTTAAAATTGATATAGTAAAAAATGATGTAAATAGAATTTACGAGGCGATTAATTTGTCAAGTGGTATGGATGCTGAAACTGATAGTGTTGCTACGGCTTTACCGTTTAGTAATTATTTCTGTTTTAGAAATTCTGCCCGTATAAAGGCTGATAAGTTTGAAGATTGGGATTGGTGGACTGATGCGGTTATTTGTGAATATAAAGATGTAGTTGCAAATAAGATAAGCTATCAAATACTTCATTTAGATGAACTGGATTTGATAAAAACAGAAAATACAGACTTTACATTGTCACAATATGATTTTGTTCAACAATTTAAAAGACCTATTACTTATTTTAGAAAAAGAAAACACATAACGAATTGTTACAATAATATTGAATGGAAATCTTATTTTTGGAATTCCGCGACAGGTATTGGTGTCCTTTCTGGTGCTAATTCGTATAGGTGCATTGATATTGATGGCTGTTCTTCTACTGAATTTGTAAAACAGGTCTTATTATCTTTGGGCATTAAAGGCATATATGATTGGGTTATTAGTACTGGAAGTAATAATGGTTTTCATGTTTGGATAAAGGTGGAAGAATTGCCTTCTAATTTACTAATGAATAGCCACGCAGAGAAGCTTTTTAAAAATGCAGGTTTTATTGTTTTTGAGCCAAATGAAAAATATAAAAACGTTTTTAAACGAATAGAATTGAGATGGAAATGTCATGTAATAATGCCACCTTCTTTGTCTGGATATGGTTTCAATTATAATTTTATTGGTGGATTACCTCAAAATGATCCACAGACGATATCTTCTTCGGTCTTATTATCATCTTTGCAAGAATTTGGCTATAATACAGCATTAAATTATGAAGAAATAATCCATTGTAAAGTGACAAATATAGGACCTAGTGTCAGACGCTATGATTTATATCAGACAGTAATCCTTGTTTTGGATATTGAAACAACAGGACTGGCACAAGATTTGAACGTGTCTTTTGATAATATAGATAACTGGCCGTACGTAGTTCAAATAAGTTATCAAATCTTTTCAGGTTATGATAATGATATATTGAAGGAGTCTGATTATATATTGAAACCAGATTGCTTCACAATTCCTGCTGCTTCTGTTTCTATTCATGGAATTACTAATGATAGGGCACAGGAAGAAGGATGGGATAGACGAGATTTTTATAGATATTTCGTGGAGCAGCTAAAAGCTGTTCATTATATAGTAGTTCATAATGCGGATTTTGATATAAATGTTCTTAAATGTGAGCTCTTGCGTTATACAGAGTTGTCAAAGGATGATATAAATCTACTGTTTTATGGAATATGTATTATTTGTACGATGAAGGCTACTGTAGATGTGTGTAAAATTGAAAGTAATATGGCTGATAGAAAGTACAAATACCCTTCTTTAAAGGAATTGTACAATTACTTATTTCACAAAGATTTTGATAATATGCATAATTCCTTGTATGACGTAAGAGCTACGGCAGAATGTTTTTGGGAATTATCTCAAAGAGGAATTGTTAAATACTGTAAAAACTCTCCAATTCAATTAAATTTTGTTTCAGAAAATAAATATTGTTGTCAATGTGGCGGTTTGTTGGAATCGTCTTATTGTAGCTTCCCTAAATGGGATTGGGAGTTTACATTGCAATGTAAAAATTGTGGTTTGTTTTATGTGGCAGGCTATCGAACGGATGATGAATTGTATTTTTAG
- the pflB gene encoding formate C-acetyltransferase: protein MELNKIFKDGLWSTEINVRDFVSHNITPYYGDASFLEGPTERTKAVWNRCLEALAEERANNGVRSLDNVTISTITSHKAGYIDKENELIVGLQTDELLKRAIKPFGGINVVSKACHENGVEVDDRVKDIFTHYRKTHNDGVFDVYTEEIRSFRSLGFLTGLPDNYARGRIIGDYRRMALYGIDRLIEAKKEDLRNLTGPMTEARIRLREEVAEQIKALKDMKVMGEYYGLDLSRPAYTAQEAVQWVYMAYLAAVKEQDGAAMSLGNVSSFLDIYMEYELSKGTITESFAQELIDQFVIKLRMVRHLRMQSYNDIFAGDPTWVTESLGGRLNDGRTKVTKTSFRFLQTLYNLGPSPEPNLTVLWSPELPEGFKEFCAKVSIDTSSIQYENDDLMREVRQSDDYGIACCVSYQEIGKQIQFFGARCNLAKALLLAINGGRCENTGTVMVKNIPVLTSDVLNFEEVMSNYKKVLTEIARVYNEAMNIIHYMHDKYYYEKAQMALVDTNPRINLAYGVAGLSIALDSLSAIKYAKVTARRNDIGLTEGFDIQGEFPCFGNDNDKVDHLGVDLVYFFSEELKKLPVYKNARPTLSLLTITSNVMYGKKTGATPDGRAKGVAFAPGANPMHGRDKNGAIASLSSVAKLRYRDSQDGISNTFSIVPKSLGATEEDRVENLVTMMDGYFTKGAHHLNVNVLNREMLYDAMEHPEKYPQLTIRVSGYAVNFVKLSREHQLEVISRSFHERM, encoded by the coding sequence ATGGAATTAAATAAGATCTTTAAAGACGGTCTTTGGAGCACAGAAATCAACGTAAGAGATTTCGTTAGTCACAACATCACTCCGTATTATGGAGATGCTTCTTTCCTCGAAGGACCTACCGAACGCACTAAAGCTGTATGGAACCGCTGCCTCGAAGCACTGGCAGAAGAAAGAGCCAATAACGGAGTACGCTCACTGGATAATGTCACCATCTCAACCATTACTTCTCATAAAGCCGGATATATCGACAAAGAAAACGAACTGATCGTCGGTCTGCAAACAGACGAACTTTTAAAACGTGCAATCAAACCTTTCGGAGGTATCAACGTGGTAAGCAAAGCCTGCCATGAAAACGGCGTGGAAGTGGACGACCGCGTAAAAGATATCTTCACTCACTACCGCAAGACGCACAATGACGGAGTATTTGACGTATATACCGAAGAAATCCGTTCGTTCCGTTCTCTGGGATTCCTCACCGGACTTCCTGACAACTATGCCCGCGGACGTATCATTGGCGACTACCGCCGTATGGCTCTCTATGGTATCGACCGACTGATTGAGGCAAAAAAAGAAGATTTGCGTAACCTTACTGGTCCGATGACCGAAGCCCGCATTCGCCTGCGCGAAGAAGTGGCAGAGCAAATCAAAGCATTGAAGGACATGAAGGTAATGGGCGAATACTACGGACTCGACTTGAGCCGTCCTGCCTACACCGCACAAGAAGCAGTACAATGGGTATACATGGCTTACCTTGCTGCCGTAAAAGAACAAGACGGTGCTGCCATGTCACTGGGTAACGTCTCTTCGTTCCTCGACATTTATATGGAATATGAATTGAGCAAAGGAACTATCACAGAATCATTCGCACAGGAGCTGATCGACCAGTTTGTCATCAAACTACGTATGGTGCGCCACCTGCGTATGCAATCTTACAACGACATCTTTGCCGGCGACCCGACATGGGTAACCGAATCTCTAGGCGGACGCCTCAACGACGGACGCACGAAGGTAACAAAGACTTCTTTCCGCTTCCTGCAAACACTCTACAACCTCGGTCCTTCACCAGAACCGAATCTGACTGTATTGTGGAGCCCGGAACTTCCGGAAGGATTCAAAGAATTCTGTGCAAAAGTATCTATCGACACTTCTTCCATCCAATATGAAAACGACGACCTGATGCGTGAAGTACGCCAGTCTGACGATTACGGAATCGCGTGCTGCGTATCTTATCAGGAAATCGGAAAACAAATCCAATTCTTCGGTGCACGTTGCAACCTGGCTAAAGCCCTGCTACTTGCCATCAACGGCGGACGTTGCGAAAACACCGGTACAGTAATGGTGAAAAATATCCCCGTACTGACAAGTGATGTCCTCAACTTCGAAGAAGTAATGAGCAACTACAAGAAGGTATTGACAGAAATCGCCCGTGTTTACAACGAAGCGATGAACATCATCCATTATATGCATGATAAGTATTACTACGAAAAAGCCCAAATGGCTCTTGTAGATACCAACCCACGCATCAATCTTGCTTACGGTGTAGCCGGACTTTCTATCGCCCTCGATTCACTGTCGGCCATCAAATATGCCAAAGTGACTGCACGCCGCAACGACATCGGCCTGACAGAAGGCTTCGACATTCAAGGCGAATTCCCTTGCTTCGGTAATGACAACGACAAAGTAGACCACTTGGGTGTTGACCTGGTCTATTTCTTCAGCGAAGAATTGAAGAAACTTCCGGTTTACAAAAATGCCCGTCCTACTTTATCTTTGCTCACTATCACTTCCAACGTAATGTATGGCAAGAAGACAGGTGCTACTCCCGACGGACGCGCCAAAGGTGTCGCTTTTGCTCCGGGAGCCAACCCAATGCACGGACGTGACAAGAACGGTGCCATCGCCTCTTTGAGTTCCGTAGCGAAATTGCGTTACCGCGACTCACAGGACGGTATCAGCAACACTTTCTCTATCGTTCCGAAATCATTGGGAGCTACTGAAGAAGATCGCGTAGAAAATCTGGTGACAATGATGGATGGTTACTTCACCAAAGGCGCTCACCACCTGAACGTGAACGTTCTGAACCGTGAAATGCTTTACGATGCCATGGAACATCCGGAAAAATATCCGCAACTCACCATCCGTGTTTCCGGTTATGCTGTAAACTTCGTGAAGTTGAGCCGCGAACATCAATTGGAGGTTATCAGCCGTAGCTTCCACGAACGTATGTAA
- the pflA gene encoding pyruvate formate-lyase-activating protein, translating to MTINVHSYESMGTFDGPGLRLVVFLQGCNFRCLYCANPDTIAGKGGTPTPPEEIVRMAMSQRPFFGKRGGVTFSGGEPTFQAKALLPLVRELKEKGIHVCIDSNGGIWNEEVEELFKLTDLVLLDIKEFNPARHQALTGRSNEQTIRTAAWLEENEKPFWLRYVLVPGYSDFEEDIRQLGEALGKYKMVQRVEILPYHTLGVHKYEAMEQEYKLKDVKENTPEQLEKAAEVFKEYFTTVVVN from the coding sequence ATGACGATAAACGTACATTCATACGAAAGTATGGGAACATTCGACGGGCCGGGCTTACGGCTCGTCGTTTTTCTTCAAGGATGCAATTTCCGCTGCCTATATTGCGCCAATCCCGACACTATAGCCGGAAAAGGAGGCACACCTACCCCACCGGAAGAAATCGTCCGCATGGCTATGAGCCAACGTCCTTTTTTCGGGAAACGCGGAGGAGTCACTTTCTCCGGAGGAGAACCTACGTTTCAGGCCAAAGCACTACTCCCTTTAGTGCGTGAACTGAAAGAAAAGGGAATACATGTATGCATAGACAGCAACGGCGGCATCTGGAACGAAGAAGTAGAAGAACTTTTCAAACTGACGGATCTTGTATTACTGGATATTAAAGAGTTCAATCCGGCACGCCATCAGGCACTGACCGGAAGAAGTAACGAACAGACCATCCGCACGGCAGCATGGCTGGAAGAAAACGAGAAACCTTTCTGGCTGCGTTATGTATTAGTACCCGGATACAGCGATTTCGAGGAAGACATCCGCCAACTGGGAGAAGCATTAGGAAAGTACAAGATGGTGCAACGAGTGGAAATCCTGCCTTATCATACATTAGGCGTACATAAGTATGAAGCGATGGAGCAAGAATACAAACTGAAAGACGTAAAAGAAAATACCCCCGAACAACTTGAAAAAGCCGCGGAGGTATTTAAAGAATATTTTACTACTGTGGTGGTCAATTAA
- a CDS encoding MFS transporter, translating to MLKQLINFYKVSSPRPCNGEALSSSDARRLKFLKWSTFLSATFGYGMYYVCRLSLNVVKKPIVDEGIFSETELGIIGSVLFFTYAIGKFTNGFLADRSNINRFMTTGLLVTALVNLCLGFTSSFILFAILWGISGWFQSMGAASCVVGLSRWFTDKERGSYYGFWSASHNIGEALTFLIIASIVSVLGWRYGFFGAGIVGLIGALIVWKFFHDTPESMGFPSVNVPKQKKEMSETETADFNKAQRQVLLMPAIWILALSSAFMYISRYAINSWGVFYLEAQKGYSTLDASFIISICPVCGIIGTMFSGVISDKLFGGRRNVPALIFGLMNVFALCLFLLVPGAHFGIDVLAMFLFGLGIGVLICFLGGLMAVDIAPRNASGAALGVVGIASYIGAGLQDVMSGILIEGQKTVQNGVDVYDFTYINWFWIGAALLSVLFALLVWNAKSKEVD from the coding sequence ATGTTGAAACAACTAATCAATTTTTACAAGGTCTCTTCACCGAGACCTTGTAACGGAGAAGCTTTGTCTTCATCCGATGCTCGCCGTCTGAAGTTTCTGAAATGGTCTACTTTCCTTTCTGCGACTTTTGGTTACGGTATGTATTATGTGTGCCGTCTTAGCCTGAATGTCGTAAAGAAACCTATTGTAGATGAAGGCATTTTTTCGGAAACAGAGTTAGGCATCATAGGTTCCGTATTGTTTTTCACCTATGCCATCGGGAAATTCACGAACGGTTTCCTTGCCGACCGTAGTAATATCAACCGTTTTATGACTACCGGTTTATTGGTAACTGCTTTGGTTAATCTTTGTCTCGGTTTTACTAGTTCTTTTATCCTATTCGCTATCCTTTGGGGGATTAGCGGCTGGTTTCAGTCTATGGGAGCAGCCTCTTGTGTAGTAGGGCTTTCCCGTTGGTTTACGGATAAGGAACGCGGTTCATACTATGGCTTTTGGTCTGCGAGCCATAATATCGGCGAAGCGTTGACTTTTCTGATAATAGCCTCAATTGTCAGTGTGTTGGGCTGGCGGTATGGTTTCTTCGGAGCCGGTATAGTGGGATTGATAGGAGCGTTGATCGTCTGGAAGTTCTTTCATGATACTCCCGAAAGCATGGGATTTCCTTCGGTGAATGTTCCCAAACAGAAAAAGGAAATGAGTGAGACAGAAACGGCTGATTTCAATAAAGCACAGCGTCAGGTATTGCTGATGCCTGCCATTTGGATACTGGCTCTTTCGAGTGCTTTTATGTATATCAGTCGTTATGCTATCAATAGTTGGGGCGTTTTTTATTTGGAAGCTCAAAAGGGTTACTCCACTTTGGATGCCAGTTTTATCATTTCTATTTGTCCGGTCTGTGGTATAATCGGTACTATGTTTTCAGGTGTTATTTCTGATAAGTTATTTGGTGGACGTCGCAATGTTCCTGCGTTAATTTTCGGATTGATGAATGTGTTTGCTCTTTGTTTGTTTCTCTTAGTTCCGGGAGCTCATTTTGGGATAGACGTGTTGGCAATGTTTCTTTTCGGTTTAGGTATCGGAGTTTTGATCTGTTTTCTGGGTGGTTTGATGGCAGTGGATATTGCTCCCCGTAATGCTTCGGGTGCTGCATTGGGAGTAGTCGGTATTGCCAGTTATATCGGTGCCGGATTGCAGGACGTGATGAGCGGTATACTGATAGAAGGGCAAAAGACTGTTCAGAATGGAGTAGATGTTTATGACTTCACCTATATCAATTGGTTTTGGATTGGTGCTGCTTTGCTTTCGGTGTTGTTTGCTTTGCTGGTATGGAATGCAAAATCAAAAGAAGTGGATTAA